The following are encoded together in the Candidatus Kapaibacterium thiocyanatum genome:
- a CDS encoding magnesium-translocating P-type ATPase, translating to MLGTGASGLSSAEARERLQRYGANTLNQRKRSNIPILVARQFMNPIVLMLLTATILSLLLGDTIDAIVICCIVLISGLLGFWQEYGAATAVEELLAIVKLTASVIRDGTTVRIPITDVVPGDVVTLSAGSGIPADCALLESTDMFVDEAVMTGETFPVEKLPAVLAVDTPLADRTNALFMGTHVVSGNGKALVVETGRNTAFGAISDRLRLRPAQTDFERGIHRFGFLLMELTLLLLIAVFAINVYLAKPILDSFLFGLALAVGLTPQLLPAIISVNLSKGARVMATKKVIVKRLTAIENFGSMNILCSDKTGTLTEGTVHLHGALSVDGQPSENVLFHAALNSRLQSGFTNPIDTAICQQKVDGIDAWQRLDEVPYDFVRKRLSILASNDGRHVMVTKGAVLNILDVCTRIEQGDAVTEMTNELLDVVRKQYSTLSEQGFRTLGVAIRDMNDTQTIRKDDEAGMTFLGFLVLNDPLKEDIADTVASLLRLGVQLKMITGDNALVAKRIGAQVGLAETRILTGSDLHTLSDAALPRRALDTDIFAEIEPNQKERIVRALKQTGCVVGYMGDGINDAPALHSADVGISVQDAVDVAKDAADIVLLEPNLAVLIEGIGAGRTTFANTLKYIFMATSANFGNMFSMAGASLILPFLPLLPKQILLTNLITDLPEMTIASDRVDEYWTQQPHKWDIAFIRRFMIVFGLLSSIFDYLTFGALMLVLHAGPDEFRTGWFVESVVSAALIVLVVRTRLPFFRSRPSAPLLVTTLCVVAVTLILPYTPAGAWFSFIPLPPAFLAMMTCIVILYIGAAEFTKRLFFAKYSK from the coding sequence ATGCTCGGCACCGGTGCGTCCGGTCTTTCATCCGCCGAAGCCAGGGAACGTCTGCAGCGCTATGGCGCCAATACCCTGAACCAGCGCAAGCGCAGCAACATTCCGATCCTCGTCGCACGACAGTTCATGAATCCGATCGTGCTCATGCTCCTTACAGCGACCATCCTGTCGCTGCTTCTCGGCGACACCATCGACGCCATCGTCATCTGCTGCATCGTACTCATCAGCGGCCTGCTCGGCTTCTGGCAGGAGTATGGGGCCGCTACTGCCGTGGAAGAGCTGCTCGCCATCGTCAAGCTGACGGCGTCGGTAATACGGGATGGGACAACGGTTAGGATTCCGATAACGGACGTTGTTCCGGGAGACGTCGTCACCCTCTCCGCAGGCTCCGGCATACCGGCCGACTGCGCATTGCTGGAATCGACGGATATGTTCGTCGATGAAGCGGTGATGACCGGTGAAACGTTTCCGGTCGAAAAACTTCCCGCCGTCCTTGCAGTGGACACACCGCTCGCCGATCGTACGAACGCACTGTTCATGGGAACGCATGTCGTGAGCGGTAACGGCAAGGCTCTGGTTGTCGAGACGGGGCGCAACACCGCATTCGGTGCGATATCGGATCGCCTGCGCCTGCGTCCGGCGCAGACGGATTTCGAACGCGGCATCCATCGCTTCGGCTTCCTGCTCATGGAGCTGACGCTCCTCCTTCTCATTGCGGTCTTCGCCATCAACGTCTATCTCGCGAAGCCGATTCTCGACTCCTTCCTTTTCGGCCTGGCACTCGCCGTAGGTCTGACTCCACAGCTCCTTCCTGCCATCATCAGCGTCAATCTTTCGAAAGGTGCACGCGTGATGGCGACGAAGAAGGTCATCGTCAAACGATTGACGGCCATCGAGAACTTCGGCAGCATGAATATCCTGTGTTCGGACAAGACCGGCACGCTGACGGAGGGAACGGTCCACCTTCATGGAGCCCTGTCGGTGGATGGACAACCGAGCGAGAACGTCCTCTTCCATGCGGCATTGAATTCCAGATTGCAGAGCGGATTCACAAATCCTATCGACACCGCCATCTGTCAGCAGAAGGTCGATGGCATCGATGCCTGGCAGCGACTCGACGAAGTACCGTACGACTTCGTACGCAAACGTCTGAGCATCCTCGCGTCGAATGACGGACGACATGTCATGGTCACGAAGGGTGCCGTACTCAACATCCTCGACGTCTGCACCAGGATCGAACAGGGTGATGCGGTGACCGAGATGACGAACGAGTTGCTGGATGTCGTGAGGAAGCAGTATTCCACACTCAGCGAACAGGGCTTCCGGACGCTCGGCGTCGCCATCCGTGACATGAACGATACGCAGACCATCCGGAAGGACGACGAAGCGGGCATGACCTTCCTCGGCTTTCTGGTATTGAACGATCCACTGAAGGAGGATATCGCCGATACCGTAGCATCGTTGCTGAGGCTGGGCGTACAGCTCAAGATGATCACCGGCGACAATGCACTGGTGGCGAAACGGATCGGCGCCCAGGTCGGTCTGGCGGAGACGAGAATCCTGACAGGATCCGATCTGCATACGCTGAGCGATGCGGCCCTCCCTCGCCGTGCGCTCGACACCGACATCTTCGCCGAAATCGAACCCAATCAGAAGGAACGCATCGTACGTGCGCTGAAGCAGACCGGCTGCGTCGTCGGCTACATGGGTGACGGCATCAACGATGCACCGGCATTGCACAGCGCGGATGTAGGCATCTCCGTCCAGGATGCGGTGGACGTCGCCAAGGATGCCGCGGACATCGTCCTTCTCGAACCGAATCTGGCCGTGCTCATCGAAGGAATAGGTGCGGGACGAACGACGTTCGCCAATACGCTTAAATACATTTTCATGGCGACCAGCGCCAACTTCGGCAACATGTTCAGCATGGCAGGAGCTTCCCTCATTCTACCCTTCCTGCCCCTTCTTCCGAAGCAGATCCTGCTGACCAACCTCATCACCGACCTTCCGGAAATGACGATCGCGTCGGACCGTGTCGACGAATACTGGACGCAGCAGCCGCATAAATGGGATATCGCCTTCATCCGTCGCTTCATGATCGTCTTCGGGCTGCTCAGCTCCATATTCGACTACCTGACGTTCGGTGCGCTGATGCTGGTGCTCCATGCAGGCCCCGATGAATTCCGGACAGGATGGTTCGTCGAATCCGTCGTATCGGCCGCCCTCATCGTCCTGGTCGTCCGTACGCGACTTCCCTTCTTCAGGAGCAGACCTTCTGCGCCTCTGCTCGTGACGACACTATGCGTGGTCGCCGTCACGCTCATCCTGCCCTATACTCCAGCGGGCGCATGGTTCTCCTTCATCCCTCTGCCACCGGCATTCCTGGCGATGATGACCTGCATCGTCATTCTCTATATCGGTGCGGCAGAGTTCACCAAGCGGTTGTTCTTCGCGAAGTACTCCAAGTGA
- a CDS encoding aconitate hydratase, which yields MSTQDISMIRKVYEQLPARISAARTTLGKPLTLAEKVLYSHMSEMPAHPHERGRSYVDFHPDRVAMQDATAQMALLQFMSAGIPKVAVPSTVHCDHLIRAEHGAKQDMEKSLVENKEVFEFLASVSQKYGVGFWKPGAGIIHQVVLENYAFPGGMMIGTDSHTPNAGGLGMVAIGVGGADAVDVMAGMPWELQMPKLIGVKLTGKMNGWTSPKDVILKLAGILTVKGGTGAIVEYFGDGTASFSATGKGTICNMGAEIGATTSIFPYDGSMERYLRATGRNDVADLANGVAVHLRADDEVIANPDAYYDQVIHIDLDALEPHINGPFTPDRAMELSEFVKAVKENNWPEELRVALIGSCTNSSYEDMSRVAAIADFAAKHGLKAKSEFTITPGSEQVRATIERDGILAKMEAIGGTVLANACGPCIGQWKRHDVQPGDKNSIITSFNRNFTGRNDGIKETHAFVASPETVAAFALAGNLTVNFMKEPVNGVMLEAPQGLELPEGGFVPDPDGYVKPAEDGSGIDVIIAPESQRLQALKAFTAPRKEEYSSMPLLLKVKGKCTTDHISMAGPWLRFRGHLDNISNNMFIGAINYVNDTANNIKNTFTGDYGEVPAVARDYKARGVNWVVVGDENYGEGSSREHAAMEPRFLGGKAIIVKSFARIHETNLKKQGMLPLIFNNPADYDRIKEDDRFNIDIDLLTPGQLLPVVITHSDGSSETIQLRHTMNDQQIGWFKAGSALNLIASHAK from the coding sequence ATGAGCACCCAAGATATTTCCATGATCCGGAAGGTATACGAACAGCTTCCCGCCCGCATTTCGGCAGCACGTACGACGCTGGGCAAGCCGTTGACACTCGCCGAGAAAGTGCTGTATTCGCACATGAGCGAGATGCCCGCACATCCGCACGAACGCGGGAGGTCCTACGTAGACTTCCATCCCGACCGTGTCGCCATGCAGGACGCGACGGCACAGATGGCACTGCTCCAGTTCATGAGCGCCGGCATTCCCAAGGTGGCGGTACCGTCCACGGTACACTGTGACCACCTGATCCGTGCGGAGCACGGAGCGAAGCAGGATATGGAGAAATCCCTCGTCGAGAACAAGGAAGTATTCGAATTCCTCGCCTCCGTATCGCAGAAGTACGGCGTCGGTTTCTGGAAGCCGGGCGCGGGTATCATTCACCAGGTCGTCCTCGAAAACTACGCCTTCCCCGGTGGCATGATGATCGGCACCGACTCCCACACGCCGAATGCGGGTGGCCTCGGCATGGTCGCCATCGGCGTGGGTGGTGCCGATGCGGTGGATGTCATGGCCGGTATGCCCTGGGAACTGCAGATGCCCAAACTCATCGGTGTGAAGCTCACCGGCAAGATGAACGGATGGACGAGCCCGAAGGATGTCATCCTCAAACTCGCCGGCATCCTCACCGTCAAGGGCGGCACGGGTGCCATCGTCGAGTACTTCGGTGACGGAACGGCCTCGTTCAGCGCAACGGGCAAGGGCACCATCTGCAACATGGGTGCGGAAATCGGTGCCACGACGTCGATCTTCCCCTACGATGGATCGATGGAACGCTATCTCAGGGCAACGGGACGCAACGACGTGGCGGATCTCGCCAACGGCGTCGCAGTGCACCTCCGCGCCGACGATGAAGTGATCGCCAATCCCGACGCCTACTACGACCAGGTCATCCATATCGATCTCGATGCACTCGAACCCCATATCAACGGTCCCTTCACGCCCGACCGTGCCATGGAACTCAGCGAATTCGTCAAGGCCGTGAAGGAGAACAACTGGCCCGAAGAACTTCGCGTGGCCCTCATCGGCTCGTGCACGAACTCGTCCTACGAGGACATGTCGCGCGTTGCCGCCATCGCCGACTTCGCCGCGAAGCATGGCCTGAAGGCCAAGAGCGAATTCACCATCACGCCCGGTTCGGAGCAGGTGCGCGCGACGATCGAACGCGACGGCATCCTCGCGAAGATGGAAGCCATCGGCGGTACCGTGCTCGCCAATGCCTGCGGTCCGTGCATCGGACAATGGAAGCGCCACGACGTACAGCCCGGCGACAAGAACTCCATCATCACGTCCTTCAACCGGAACTTCACCGGACGGAACGACGGCATCAAGGAAACGCACGCCTTCGTCGCTTCACCAGAAACGGTGGCAGCCTTCGCTCTCGCCGGCAATCTCACCGTCAACTTCATGAAGGAGCCCGTGAACGGCGTCATGCTCGAAGCCCCCCAAGGTCTCGAACTGCCTGAAGGCGGCTTCGTCCCCGATCCTGACGGATACGTGAAACCTGCCGAAGACGGATCGGGCATCGACGTCATCATCGCTCCCGAAAGCCAGCGCCTCCAGGCACTGAAGGCCTTCACGGCACCGAGGAAGGAAGAATACAGCTCCATGCCCCTGCTCCTCAAGGTGAAGGGCAAGTGCACGACGGACCACATATCGATGGCAGGACCGTGGCTCCGCTTCCGTGGCCACCTGGACAACATCTCGAACAACATGTTCATCGGCGCCATCAACTACGTCAACGATACCGCCAACAACATCAAGAACACCTTCACCGGCGACTACGGTGAAGTGCCTGCCGTCGCCCGCGACTACAAGGCACGCGGTGTGAACTGGGTTGTCGTCGGTGACGAGAACTACGGCGAAGGCAGCTCCCGCGAGCACGCCGCCATGGAACCCCGTTTCCTCGGTGGCAAGGCGATCATCGTCAAGAGCTTCGCCCGTATCCACGAAACGAATCTCAAGAAGCAGGGCATGCTGCCTCTGATCTTCAACAATCCTGCCGACTACGACAGGATCAAGGAAGACGATCGCTTCAACATCGACATCGATCTGCTGACGCCCGGACAACTCCTGCCTGTCGTCATCACGCACAGCGATGGCTCGTCGGAAACCATCCAGCTCCGCCACACGATGAACGATCAGCAGATCGGCTGGTTCAAGGCTGGTAGCGCGCTGAATCTCATCGCTTCGCATGCGAAGTGA
- a CDS encoding stearoyl-CoA 9-desaturase, translated as MPRLANYYVVPLVLLPAAATIYGIVQLFTGSVGIYEIVMMLALGALTEFGVTFGYHRMVVHKAFTAHPILKAIVLAFGSMAFQGPVINWASVHTKHHAMSDQEGDPHTPTFRGFIFAHFEWLIEMTSTDMAAIRSKYESRYTKDPMLVWFDKTFLLWSAFSLILPFLLGGWQGLLWGGLIRIFLTSHVTWSVNSVCHIVGGRMFKTTDQSRNNFIVGLLALGEGWHNNHHAFPSSAFHGLRWWQIDITAYMIRIFEKVGLVSGVVRIPTAYLSRQIALAQDKEAP; from the coding sequence ATGCCTCGCCTTGCCAACTACTATGTCGTCCCGCTCGTGCTGTTACCCGCTGCCGCCACCATCTACGGTATCGTGCAGTTATTCACCGGCAGCGTGGGCATATACGAAATCGTCATGATGCTGGCCCTCGGCGCGCTGACCGAATTCGGCGTGACCTTCGGCTATCATCGCATGGTCGTCCATAAGGCCTTCACCGCACATCCCATCCTGAAGGCAATCGTCCTCGCCTTCGGCTCGATGGCATTCCAGGGTCCCGTCATCAACTGGGCTTCCGTCCATACGAAGCACCACGCCATGTCGGACCAGGAAGGCGATCCGCATACGCCGACGTTCCGCGGCTTCATCTTCGCCCACTTCGAGTGGCTGATCGAGATGACGTCCACGGACATGGCCGCCATCCGCTCCAAGTACGAGTCGCGCTACACGAAGGATCCGATGCTGGTATGGTTCGACAAAACCTTCCTGCTCTGGAGCGCCTTCAGCCTGATCCTGCCCTTCCTTCTCGGAGGCTGGCAAGGTCTCCTCTGGGGTGGCCTCATCCGCATCTTCCTGACGTCCCACGTCACGTGGAGCGTCAACTCCGTCTGCCATATCGTCGGCGGACGCATGTTCAAGACCACGGACCAGAGCCGGAACAACTTCATCGTCGGCCTGCTCGCCCTGGGCGAAGGCTGGCACAACAACCACCATGCATTCCCGAGCTCGGCATTCCATGGTCTGCGCTGGTGGCAGATCGACATCACTGCCTACATGATCCGCATCTTCGAGAAGGTCGGTCTCGTCAGCGGTGTCGTTCGCATCCCCACGGCGTATCTGTCGCGCCAGATCGCTCTGGCCCAGGACAAGGAAGCGCCCTGA
- a CDS encoding FAD-binding protein, giving the protein MKVRVDIALTPAQAADPVTVHHSAAAEAGIPFDDVTSVRQVRRSIDARARIPRIRIQADVFVHEEPPAEPSLIDSLREADPGRRVIIVGAGPAGYFAALELLEHGITPIVVDRGKDVRTRRKDLRAIQQLGVVNEHSNYCFGEGGAGTYSDGKLYTRSHKRGSIDKVLKLLVDHGATGEILVETHPHIGSNKLWLVVQRIRETIQRFGGQVLFDAWVTDLVMTERDGAQGVVLADGREITGDAVILATGHSARDIFRLCRRRGITIEAKPFALGVRIEHPQPLIDEVQYHQSPRDPNLPASSYKLVCQADGRGVFSFCMCPGGLIVPSATEPGEIVVNGMSMSRRDSPFANSGTVVTVEREDWADYTASGELSAMEYQAAVERRAFDVVGDGSQRAPAQRMIDFLDGRVSASIPQTSYIPGHRSVDMRAVVPHGIASRLHDAIRQFGRSMRGYLTNEAVLVGVESRTSSPVRIPRDKETYEHVTVRNLYPCGEGAGYAGGIVSAALDGQNVARAIAARMPVAARRPV; this is encoded by the coding sequence ATGAAAGTTCGTGTCGACATCGCCCTTACGCCGGCCCAGGCCGCCGATCCCGTCACGGTGCACCATTCCGCCGCCGCCGAAGCAGGTATTCCGTTCGACGACGTGACGTCGGTGCGCCAGGTGCGTCGTTCCATCGATGCCCGTGCACGCATTCCGCGCATCAGGATCCAGGCCGACGTCTTCGTCCACGAGGAGCCTCCGGCCGAACCATCGCTGATCGACAGCCTCCGCGAGGCCGACCCCGGCCGCCGCGTGATCATCGTCGGTGCCGGTCCGGCAGGATACTTCGCGGCCCTGGAACTGCTCGAACACGGCATCACACCCATCGTGGTCGATCGCGGCAAGGACGTACGCACGCGGCGCAAGGATCTGCGCGCCATCCAGCAGTTGGGCGTGGTGAACGAGCATTCGAACTATTGCTTCGGCGAGGGCGGTGCAGGGACCTATTCCGATGGCAAGCTCTATACGCGGTCGCATAAACGCGGCAGCATCGACAAGGTGCTGAAGCTGCTGGTGGATCATGGTGCTACCGGCGAAATCCTCGTGGAGACGCATCCTCACATCGGCTCGAACAAGCTGTGGCTCGTCGTACAGAGGATCCGCGAGACGATCCAGCGGTTCGGGGGCCAGGTGCTGTTCGACGCGTGGGTGACCGATCTGGTGATGACGGAGCGGGATGGTGCGCAAGGCGTGGTGCTGGCCGACGGCCGGGAGATCACGGGCGATGCCGTGATCCTCGCGACAGGGCATTCTGCGCGGGACATCTTCCGTCTGTGCCGCCGCCGCGGGATCACCATCGAGGCCAAGCCGTTCGCGCTGGGCGTGCGTATCGAACATCCGCAGCCCCTGATCGACGAAGTGCAGTATCATCAGTCGCCGAGAGACCCGAACCTTCCCGCGTCGTCGTACAAACTCGTATGCCAGGCCGATGGCCGTGGCGTATTCTCCTTCTGCATGTGTCCCGGCGGGCTCATCGTTCCGTCGGCGACGGAACCCGGCGAGATCGTCGTGAACGGCATGAGCATGTCGCGGCGCGATTCACCCTTCGCCAACAGCGGGACGGTCGTGACGGTGGAACGTGAAGACTGGGCCGACTACACGGCATCGGGCGAACTCTCGGCCATGGAATATCAGGCGGCGGTCGAACGACGTGCCTTCGACGTCGTAGGGGACGGTTCGCAGAGAGCTCCCGCTCAACGGATGATCGACTTTCTCGACGGGCGTGTATCGGCATCCATCCCGCAGACGTCCTACATTCCCGGGCATCGTTCCGTCGACATGCGTGCCGTGGTGCCGCATGGAATCGCGTCGCGCCTTCACGACGCCATACGTCAGTTCGGCCGTTCGATGCGCGGCTATCTCACGAACGAAGCCGTGCTGGTGGGTGTGGAGTCACGCACGAGTTCACCGGTGCGCATTCCGCGAGACAAGGAAACGTACGAACACGTCACCGTGCGGAATCTCTATCCCTGCGGAGAGGGAGCGGGCTATGCCGGAGGTATCGTCAGTGCCGCCCTGGATGGTCAGAACGTGGCCCGTGCCATCGCAGCACGGATGCCCGTCGCCGCCAGACGTCCCGTCTGA
- a CDS encoding NAD(P)-dependent oxidoreductase: protein MKNSIVLITGASAGIGEACAEVFAEAGARLVLWARRTDRIEALADTLHREHGIDVFTQAVDVRDRSAVEAAIGELPDTWHDIDVLINNAGLSRGLEPIQEGVHLNWEEMIDTNVKGLLNVTRAVLPGMVNRAKGQVINIASIAGRQAYRGGNVYSATKAAVKMLGDSMQLDLLGTGVRTCTIDPGLVETEFSLVRFRGDAERAQTVYNGYTPLHGRDIAETALFVASRPPHVAIQDILITPTDQASVSQVNRR, encoded by the coding sequence ATGAAGAACTCCATCGTCCTCATTACCGGTGCCTCCGCGGGTATCGGCGAAGCCTGTGCGGAAGTGTTCGCCGAAGCGGGTGCACGCCTCGTCCTCTGGGCACGCAGAACCGACCGCATCGAAGCACTGGCGGATACCTTGCACAGGGAGCACGGCATCGACGTCTTCACGCAGGCCGTGGACGTACGTGACCGTTCGGCCGTGGAAGCCGCCATCGGCGAACTGCCCGACACCTGGCACGACATCGACGTCCTCATCAACAATGCCGGGTTGTCGCGCGGACTCGAGCCCATCCAGGAAGGTGTACACCTGAACTGGGAAGAGATGATCGACACGAACGTCAAGGGGCTGCTCAACGTCACCCGAGCCGTTCTTCCGGGCATGGTGAACCGTGCCAAAGGACAGGTGATCAACATCGCCTCCATCGCCGGTCGACAGGCCTATCGGGGAGGCAACGTCTACAGCGCGACCAAGGCCGCCGTGAAGATGCTCGGCGATTCGATGCAGCTCGACCTCCTCGGCACCGGTGTGCGTACCTGCACCATCGATCCGGGCCTCGTGGAAACCGAATTCTCCCTCGTACGCTTCCGCGGCGATGCGGAACGTGCGCAAACCGTCTACAACGGATACACACCCCTGCACGGTCGCGACATCGCCGAAACGGCACTGTTCGTGGCTTCTCGGCCACCCCACGTCGCCATCCAGGACATCCTGATCACCCCCACCGATCAGGCCTCCGTATCCCAAGTCAATCGTCGATAA
- a CDS encoding IscS subfamily cysteine desulfurase (catalyzes the removal of elemental sulfur from cysteine to produce alanine; involved in NAD biosynthesis) has product MDSIYADYNATTPVDPRVVEAMMPYLTDVFYNASSTHAAGMEAQRVVMQARMQVASHIGGRMNEVIFTSGATEAINLAILGMARHETSERRRIVTCRTEHAAVVDACMYLEARGWPVTWLGVDGDGRIDIDEVGSVLGSDTLLLSVMAVNNETGVKQDLRELASLAHAAGAYFMTDATQAYGKMAIDVDDIGIDLMTFSGHKIYAPKGVGVLYVRSRKECTCELEPLQYGGGQERGIRSGTLNVPGIVALAHAGTLAHECLVSDAERIGALRDRFEDAILHLHGVHVNGRHEHRNYGTSNVRFDGTDVDIMLMHMPYVAVSKGSACASAKPRPSHVLTAMGQTAEQAACTLRFSFGRFTTSDDIDRLVAAITHAHEKALAGVVPA; this is encoded by the coding sequence ATGGACTCGATCTACGCCGATTACAACGCCACGACACCCGTCGATCCTAGGGTCGTGGAAGCGATGATGCCGTACCTGACGGACGTTTTCTACAATGCCTCCAGCACGCATGCCGCGGGGATGGAAGCGCAGCGCGTCGTCATGCAGGCCCGAATGCAGGTCGCATCGCATATCGGGGGGCGGATGAACGAGGTCATCTTCACGTCCGGCGCTACCGAGGCCATCAATCTCGCCATCCTGGGCATGGCCCGCCACGAGACGTCGGAACGCCGTCGCATCGTCACATGCCGTACGGAACATGCAGCCGTCGTCGACGCCTGCATGTACCTCGAAGCACGGGGTTGGCCGGTGACCTGGCTGGGTGTGGATGGCGATGGACGCATCGACATCGACGAGGTGGGGAGTGTCCTTGGCTCCGATACGCTGCTCCTCAGCGTCATGGCCGTCAACAACGAGACGGGTGTAAAGCAGGATCTCCGTGAACTGGCATCGCTGGCCCACGCCGCTGGTGCCTACTTCATGACGGATGCGACGCAGGCCTACGGAAAGATGGCCATCGATGTCGACGATATCGGTATCGATCTCATGACGTTCTCCGGTCACAAGATCTACGCACCTAAGGGCGTGGGCGTGCTCTACGTGCGTTCCCGCAAGGAATGCACCTGTGAGCTCGAACCGTTGCAGTACGGTGGCGGTCAGGAGCGCGGCATCCGCAGCGGCACGCTGAACGTGCCCGGAATCGTGGCCCTGGCCCATGCCGGTACCCTCGCCCATGAATGTCTCGTCAGCGACGCCGAACGCATCGGTGCCCTCCGTGACAGGTTCGAGGATGCCATCCTCCATCTGCATGGCGTGCACGTGAACGGCCGGCATGAACACAGGAACTACGGTACGAGCAACGTCAGGTTCGATGGTACGGATGTCGACATCATGCTCATGCACATGCCGTACGTGGCGGTAAGCAAGGGCAGTGCGTGTGCGAGCGCCAAGCCCAGGCCGTCCCACGTACTCACGGCGATGGGGCAGACGGCAGAGCAGGCCGCCTGTACGCTCCGTTTTTCATTCGGACGTTTCACGACGTCCGACGATATCGACAGGCTCGTGGCAGCGATCACCCACGCACACGAAAAGGCACTGGCCGGCGTCGTTCCGGCATAA
- a CDS encoding AAA family ATPase, with translation MMASSDVQLVEELAQRIKSVKSEIGKVIIGQTEIVDQLLISLFARGHCLLVGVPGLAKTLLIRTLAQTMDLSFSRIQFTPDLMPGDITGTEVIEDNVSTGQKSFRFIKGPIFANIVLADEINRTPPKTQAALLEAMQEHSVTAAGTTYRLEEPFFVLATQNPIEQEGTYPLPEAQLDRFMFNLWLDYPDFNEEVEVVRSTTVAQKETLKHVMDGKDIVTFQELVRRVPVADNVIQHAVKLVRATRPDTGSIKIVKDFLSYGAGPRASQYLVLGAKSRAALNGRFSPSIDDVNAVAVSVLRHRIVTNFNAEAEGVTPSRIVDELVKSA, from the coding sequence ATCATGGCTTCATCAGACGTCCAACTCGTTGAAGAACTCGCGCAGCGCATCAAGAGCGTCAAGAGCGAGATAGGCAAGGTCATCATCGGTCAGACGGAGATCGTCGATCAACTCCTCATCTCGCTGTTCGCCCGCGGCCACTGCCTGCTGGTCGGAGTGCCGGGGCTGGCCAAGACGCTCCTCATCCGCACACTGGCGCAGACGATGGATCTGTCGTTCTCCCGCATCCAGTTCACACCGGATCTGATGCCCGGCGACATCACGGGTACCGAAGTGATCGAAGACAACGTATCGACGGGACAGAAGTCGTTCCGCTTCATCAAGGGGCCGATCTTCGCCAACATCGTCCTGGCCGACGAAATCAACCGTACGCCGCCGAAGACGCAGGCGGCCCTGCTCGAAGCCATGCAGGAACATAGCGTCACGGCCGCCGGCACGACGTACCGTCTGGAAGAGCCGTTCTTCGTCCTCGCCACGCAGAATCCCATCGAACAGGAAGGAACGTATCCGCTGCCCGAAGCGCAACTGGACCGATTCATGTTCAACCTGTGGCTGGACTATCCCGACTTCAACGAAGAAGTCGAAGTGGTGCGCTCCACGACGGTCGCGCAGAAGGAAACGTTGAAGCACGTGATGGACGGCAAGGACATCGTTACCTTCCAGGAACTCGTCCGCCGTGTCCCCGTTGCCGACAATGTGATCCAGCATGCCGTCAAACTCGTCCGCGCGACGCGGCCGGATACGGGCAGCATCAAGATCGTGAAGGACTTTCTCAGCTACGGTGCCGGCCCTCGCGCATCGCAGTACCTCGTACTCGGCGCCAAGAGTCGTGCGGCGCTGAACGGGCGTTTCTCCCCGTCCATCGATGACGTCAATGCCGTCGCCGTCAGCGTCCTGCGTCACCGCATCGTCACCAACTTCAATGCCGAAGCCGAAGGCGTGACGCCTTCGCGGATCGTGGACGAGCTGGTGAAGAGCGCCTGA